The Corynebacterium camporealensis genome contains a region encoding:
- the dapF gene encoding diaminopimelate epimerase: MKFAKGHGTENDFVIIPDENAELDLNEQRVARLCDRQAGIGGDGLLRVVRAGALVNAGDIDGLPEGVDAQDWFMDYRNADGSIAEMCGNGTRVFAHWVRSRGLVDSDEFVIGTRAGAKQVVVSDCDDNDAHVSVEMGEPEVTGISTVRIAGQSFAGLGVDMGNPHLAAVVPGLDAEALANLDLQQPEFDPEFFPAGVNVEIVTPLDDGKVNMRVYERGVGETRSCGTGTVAAARAALADAEQATGSINVKVPGGTVTVEIFEGGSRLIGPSKIVAEGTTVL, encoded by the coding sequence ATGAAGTTTGCCAAAGGCCATGGAACCGAAAACGACTTTGTCATCATCCCCGACGAAAACGCGGAGCTTGATCTCAATGAGCAGCGCGTTGCCCGACTGTGCGATCGCCAGGCCGGAATCGGCGGCGATGGCCTTTTGCGCGTGGTGCGCGCCGGGGCATTAGTCAACGCTGGTGATATCGACGGTCTTCCTGAAGGTGTTGATGCCCAGGACTGGTTCATGGACTACCGCAACGCCGATGGCTCCATTGCGGAGATGTGCGGCAACGGCACTCGCGTCTTCGCCCACTGGGTGCGTTCCCGTGGCCTGGTGGATAGCGATGAGTTCGTCATCGGCACGCGCGCCGGGGCCAAGCAGGTTGTCGTCAGCGACTGCGATGACAACGACGCTCACGTCAGCGTGGAGATGGGTGAACCAGAAGTCACCGGCATTTCCACCGTTCGCATCGCCGGTCAGTCTTTCGCCGGCCTGGGCGTGGATATGGGCAACCCGCACCTGGCTGCAGTGGTTCCGGGCCTGGATGCTGAAGCACTCGCAAACCTAGACTTGCAGCAACCAGAATTCGATCCGGAGTTCTTCCCGGCAGGTGTCAACGTCGAAATCGTGACCCCACTCGACGATGGCAAGGTCAACATGCGCGTTTACGAGCGCGGAGTAGGAGAGACCCGTTCCTGCGGCACCGGCACTGTTGCCGCAGCACGCGCCGCATTGGCTGATGCAGAACAAGCCACCGGCAGCATCAATGTGAAGGTCCCTGGCGGCACGGTGACCGTCGAAATCTTTGAAGGCGGCTCACGCCTTATTGGCCCGTCGAAGATCGTTGCCGAAGGGACGACAGTTTTGTAA